TGGTGAATTATGTTTAAGAGTATAAGTAGAACCCAAGCGATATTTTTCCTCATCCTTACAGCTATCCTCTGGAGCTTTGGAGGGTTACTGATAAAAATAGTAAGCTGGAATCCAATTGCTATTGCAGGTATGCGCAGCGCCATAGCGAGTATTTTTATTCTGATTTATCTTCGCCGTCCTCGGCTTAACTGGTCGAGAAATCAGATTTTAGGAGCCTTGTTCTATGCTGCAACTGTCATTCTCTTCGTTTATGCTACCAAGAAAACAACTGCTGCCAATGCGATACTCCTTCAGTATAGTGCACCAATCTATGTGGCACTTCTTGGCCATAGAATTCTTGGAGAGAAAACCAGCCGACTTGATTGGATAATTATTTTTACTGTCATTGGAGGTATGATGCTCTTCTTTTTTGATCAATTTCAAATCGGCAACGTACTGGGAAATATAGTAGCTATTTTAAGTGGAGTAACCTTTGCACTTCTCACCATTTATCTACGCAGTCAAAAGGATGCGTCACCCCTTGAATCAGTTTTGATGGGTAATATTCTCACTGCTCTGATTGCTATTCCTTTTATGTTGACATCAGCTCCTGGGAAAGGAAGCTGGCTTGGCCTTATTCTACTGGGTTTATTTCAAATTGGTTTAGCTTATATTTTGTACTCCATCGCCATTAAATATGTCACTGCCTTAGAAGGAAGTCTGATTCCAATTATCGAGCCAATTCTCAATCCAATTTGGGTTTTTCTTGCTCTTGGGGAAAAACCCAGCAAATGGGCACTAATCGGCGGAAGTATAATTATCGTTGCTATGATTCTTCGTTATCTGCTTCCTGCTTTAATGAATAAACAACAAAAAACCCTTCAACAAAACCAAAAAATTCCCGTTAATCCTTCTGGTAAGTAAAGAGAAAATTTCCATCTAATAAGAGAAAGGTGCAATTTGCCTCTACCATTGAATTTTAGCTTATTTC
This sequence is a window from Candidatus Atribacteria bacterium ADurb.Bin276. Protein-coding genes within it:
- a CDS encoding EamA-like transporter family protein: MFKSISRTQAIFFLILTAILWSFGGLLIKIVSWNPIAIAGMRSAIASIFILIYLRRPRLNWSRNQILGALFYAATVILFVYATKKTTAANAILLQYSAPIYVALLGHRILGEKTSRLDWIIIFTVIGGMMLFFFDQFQIGNVLGNIVAILSGVTFALLTIYLRSQKDASPLESVLMGNILTALIAIPFMLTSAPGKGSWLGLILLGLFQIGLAYILYSIAIKYVTALEGSLIPIIEPILNPIWVFLALGEKPSKWALIGGSIIIVAMILRYLLPALMNKQQKTLQQNQKIPVNPSGK